The following coding sequences are from one Salvia hispanica cultivar TCC Black 2014 chromosome 3, UniMelb_Shisp_WGS_1.0, whole genome shotgun sequence window:
- the LOC125211608 gene encoding kelch domain-containing protein 3-like codes for MQSTGLVLRWQRVKIEGGARPRLRLGHTCNAIEGGRRIYVIAGRGEDQSNTNGVYVLHTDEMTWIEPVVNGIPPSPRNGHSCTGIGDQLFVFGGVNGNERFNDLHVLDTSSNTWIAPSVVGVPPAPRAGHSAVFVGKKLIVFGGVGMDNEEYDDLYMLDTEPDCWMWDRLSPTGTFPSNRNSHTCLVWQNNIIVVGDIVSSNMSQSDVRVLDLDALEWSNPFGTTLIGDLVSPPSGRTLFGKFDEQVSLSTESLFGGQVVSPTGRTLFGKFGEQVPPPTVRTLYAFGGFPEDQRLSNVLHFLKFTNNAWIKVPVIGEGPPHTYCPPSTYSMGDESFERGPPGTYIMGGDSFQSGVLVFNGLCGVNTFDYVYCLHPDQGNVVVTMNKNVVNGVLMFGEDDAVMLMNPEYGQYRQLAFFFTANKPFSITYADNNETHSVRFQMTERTGEFDLVGFEWNFPSYTFIRRTDGSVYFWPNIPTMFF; via the exons ATGCAGTCTACGGGCTTGGTGTTGCGCTGGCAGAGGGTGAAAATTGAGGGCGGTGCTCGCCCTAGGTTGAGGCTTGGCCATACCTGCAACGCCATTGAAGGAGGGCGGCGTATCTATGTAATCGCTGGGCGTGGCGAAGATCAAAGCAATACGAATGGTGTCTATGTTCTCCATACTG ATGAAATGACCTGGATTGAGCCTGTTGTGAATGGCATACCTCCTTCCCCAAGGAACGGCCATAGCTGTACCGGTATTGGTGAtcaattgtttgtttttggtgGCGTGAATGGGAATGAAAGATTTAACGATTTACATGTTTTGGACACCT CCTCCAATACATGGATTGCTCCATCTGTTGTTGGGGTACCTCCTGCACCAAGGGCAGGACATAGCGCTGTATTTGTCGGGAAAAAACTAATTGTTTTTGGTGGAGTTGGCATGGATAATGAGGAATATGATGATCTTTATATGTTGGATACTG AGCCGGATTGTTGGATGTGGGATCGTTTGTCCCCTACTGGTACATTTCCAAGTAATAGGAACTCTCATACTTGCCTTGTGTGGCAGAACAATATTATTGTCGTAGGCGATATTGTCTCTTCCAATATGTCCCAATCTGATGTTCGCGTACTTGATCTTG ATGCTCTTGAGTGGTCTAATCCCTTTGGAACAACTTTGATTGGCGACCTAGTGTCACCTCCATCTGGAAGAACTTTGTTTGGAAAGTTCGACGAGCAAGTGTCACTTTCAACTGAAAGTTTGTTTGGCGGGCAAGTGGTAAGTCCAACTGGAAGAACATTGTTTGGAAAGTTTGGCGAGCAAGTGCCACCTCCAACTGTAAGAACTTTGTATGCCTTTGGTGGTTTTCCAGAGGATCAGAGATTGTCCAACGTTCTTCACTTTCTGAAATTTA cAAATAATGCCTGGATCAAAGTACCTGTGATTGGGGAAGGCCCTCCGCACACTTATTGCCCTCCCTCTACTTATTCTATGGGAGATGAAAGCTTCGAACGTGGCCCTCCTGGCACTTATATTATGGGAGGTGATAGCTTTCAAAGTGGCGTGCTTGTGTTTAATGGCCTTTGTGGCGTTAACACATTTGATTATGTGTATTGCCTCCACCCTG ATCAAGGAAATGTCGTGGTGACCATGAACAAGAATGTTGTTAATGGTGTACTAAtgtttggagaagatgatgctGTTATGCTTATGAATCCAGAATATGGCCAGTACAGGCAATTAGCTTTCTTCTTTACAGCTAATAAGCCTTTTTCCATCACGTACGCTGATAATAATGAAACACACTCTGTCCGTTTTCAAATGACGGAGCGTACGGGTGAGTTCGATCTGGTCGGCTTTGAGTGGAATTTTCCGAGCTACACTTTTATAAGACGGACTGATGGAAGTGTGTATTTTTGGCCGAACATTCCTACTATGTTCTTTTGA